tatatatatacacacacacacacatacacatatatatacatatatatatacacacacatatatatatatatatatatatatatatatatatatatatatatatatacacacatacacatatatatacatatatatatatacatatacacacatatatatacacacacatacatatatgtataatacatgtatatatatatatatatatatatatacattacacAAAACCATTTGGACCTAATAATAACCGATATAAACAAAACCAATGACTGCCTAAATGTTAGTGCAAATTGTAAATAAATGTGATAATTTAATAGCTTTGACTGTCACATTCAGAAGCGAAAGGACGATCATATCATTCAGGCTTCTGCAATATCGAGTTTCTTGTTTTAATTCAGTTTGCTACATTATTTTAAACAGAGTTCACAGCAGCCCCCAAAATGTTATcacaaataaatacagaaatagGTAAATAAATAATTGTATATAAGCTTATTATAAATTAACCAAACCAAAGAGTTCAACAATGAGGTAATTCGTAAATGGCTATAtaatatttcaaatcaaattactCGCTAAAGCAAATtaactttttttccccccacaatAATGTTTTTAAAAAGGCAAAGTTGATAGTTTCCTCTCAGAACCACTGCGCGAGTTTCCTCTGGAGGAGTTTCGGATATTTGCATACTTCACATTCACCAATAACGTGAAAATAAACTAAAACCGTTATATGAAGCTTCATAAAATGTGCGTAGTATCTAATGGTCATTGTTTTTTTTGCACCCAAGTTGTAAACCCCGTCGGCGACAAAAGAAGACCTTGGTCCCCAAATTCAGTCTCAACAtttttcttgtttattttttaacgcatcaatagcctatagtcaGTGGCAAGCGGAGAATTTTAACCGTTTCTGTTTTTGTCTTTGGTTGCAAAACCACACTCGAACCACGTTCTTTTTCAGGTCCAACTTTTCAGCAATAGCTGCTATCTTCTCGGACGACGGGCGAGGTTGTACGGCGAAGTAAGCCTCCAAAGATCTCTTTTCTGGTGCCGCTATCGACGTTCTCTTCCGTTTCTTTTCCCCTCCGCTATAAATGTCAGGTTTGTTGAGTTTCTCTCTCTGCGCGCCCTCGGCCTCCTCGAGCCACGCCTGAAGGATGGGTTTAAGCGCTATCATGTTGTTATGGGACAGAGTCAACGATTCGAACCGACAAATGGTGCTTTGGCTTAGCGATCCCACGCCGGGTATCTTCAGGTTAACCAGCGCATTGCCAACGTCCGCCTGGGTCACCCCCAGCTTGATCCGCCTCTGCTTGAAGCGCTCCGCGAATGCCTCTAGTTCCCTGGGATCAGTGTCCGAGTCATTGATAGAGGAAAGGCCGTTGTTATTGAGTCCTGGCCCGCCCTGGCCCCCTCCATGGTGTCCAGGTAAAAGGCCGTGGTGGGTGAGAGGGGAATTCATGTTCATAGCGGCCTGGTGCGAGAGATGGCTCAAGCCATGCATGTGTgagtgagggtgagggtgagcaGAGGTGGAGATCAGCccgccaccacctcctccacccccGCCCCCGGAGCCGTCGTGGCTGGACATGAGAGCTAAGGACGGGGAGTTAATGTGATCCATGAGGTCCGGGGGTTCCAtgttggggtggtggtggtggtggtgatggtggtggtggtgggccaGTGGCACCGTGGTGTTGGAAGAGCATGGCACGCTGTTCATGGTGTGGTAGGTGGCGTCCGGTTTGAAAGGGTGCGTCTTGCCCTGGGACACTGCGATGTCCACGGCAGCCAGAGCTTCGGCGCGGGCCAGGAGGGTCTCATCCAGGCTGGCGAATATGTTACTCTGCAGCTGTAATGAGAGGAGatgcggagagagggagggcgagcgagaagggagaggagggaacagaAACAAAGCAAAGtgggggaaaaagagagaaagaacaagcACATGATGAATAAGTGGATATGTCAGCAGTGGGACTTCTGACAACACATAAAACACGAAGAATATTCCTTTTAGAAGACTGTCACCGagtcataaaaaaaaatgtcGGTAGCTTTTGTGTTCAGCGTGGCTTTCAAAAAGATCACAGGCGTGCGGGTGATTGCCGTGGAAAtacatgaagaagaaaaaaacattaaGGCGCACGCAGTTGGCTTTGGCAGAATGTGCCTCCGAGCGTTCCTTCCGTATTATTACGCTCGCGCAGTTACAGTAACGTTAACGCTTACAACATGCAAAAGAACGCGCATAGAAAGAGCATACAAAAGGAAGACACAAAGCAGAAGTTTTGGGTTTCATTTACCTGTGGAGCTTGCAGACAGGCTCTCCTTATTGCTTCCGAGCTGGAATGCAGAGTGGTGTATTTGTGCTCAGGTAAGCTCGGATGCATGGCGAAGTGTGGCTGTTTGCTATTCATTGACATCATCTTTGCGACTGTTTTTCTTTAAAGAGTAAAGGGGCTAAAATTGACGCAATGGAAAGATGTAGTAGCCTAGTCATAGACAGTGGTCCAGTAATGATGCAATACAGCCGGATCAGCCTTGAGCACGAAGATCACACAGTCAGAGATGCCTGCAGTCTCCCAGGCCGACGCACTTATCTGCCGTCTACTGTTCCCACTGGCTGccgagagggatgagagaagggCTCTTACACCTGGGTGTCTCAGATCTCGTCAAGCGGAGCCCGGCTTCTCTCGCGAGACATGGTGCATGAACATTGCAGCCAGCCAGCCCTGTCAGATAACAAGCGAACAGCTTCAAGCAGTTAGTGGttaactggagaggagaggagaccggCGCGGCGCGTGCGTTTTATTTAGGGCTCTCAGCCTCCAGCCAGGAGACGGAC
This is a stretch of genomic DNA from Oncorhynchus mykiss isolate Arlee chromosome 7, USDA_OmykA_1.1, whole genome shotgun sequence. It encodes these proteins:
- the LOC118965206 gene encoding POU domain, class 4, transcription factor 1-like; the protein is MMSMNSKQPHFAMHPSLPEHKYTTLHSSSEAIRRACLQAPQLQSNIFASLDETLLARAEALAAVDIAVSQGKTHPFKPDATYHTMNSVPCSSNTTVPLAHHHHHHHHHHHPNMEPPDLMDHINSPSLALMSSHDGSGGGGGGGGGGLISTSAHPHPHSHMHGLSHLSHQAAMNMNSPLTHHGLLPGHHGGGQGGPGLNNNGLSSINDSDTDPRELEAFAERFKQRRIKLGVTQADVGNALVNLKIPGVGSLSQSTICRFESLTLSHNNMIALKPILQAWLEEAEGAQREKLNKPDIYSGGEKKRKRTSIAAPEKRSLEAYFAVQPRPSSEKIAAIAEKLDLKKNVVRVWFCNQRQKQKRLKFSACH